A genomic region of Desulfosarcina ovata subsp. ovata contains the following coding sequences:
- a CDS encoding FAD-dependent oxidoreductase, with the protein MSNSQCPVTESIHSIDELIGTGGLKHPRSRRIAEEIHSLMDDVAWGRAGDDHLPAIRELIQDLMRGKDEQEGYRLGQHLHQTLTTHGEVFESHVKTHNCPTGTCEWLTPAPCQMACPAGIDVPTYVTLIGQGRDAEAIDVIRRDNPFPWVCGLVCTRPCEFMCVRGRMDTPVSIKFLKAFAAERAMSEGTYRNPEKEADKGKRICVIGAGPGGLSAAYYLALKGYGVHVIEALPMAGGMIMVGIPRYRLPREVIDREVAMLEELGVTFAFNTRFGVDVTLDALKSQGYNAFFFAIGAHKAYKLGIPGEDDFPQTMEAIDLLRRVALGERRMPGKQVVVVGGGNVAIDAARTCLRLGCPEVTIAYRRTRHEMPADEEEVEQAEEEGVRFSFLTIPGKIVGQDNRITGLRCVRAELVQREGSSRMSPVPILGSEYTMNADVVISAIGQKVDQLCLGEMKTMGWTRRGTIDVNMVTMQTSIDGVFAAGDAVTGPATVIEAIGGGKRAAEAIDRYLLGIPQPQMPPVPVRRRREPCIEVPASTKTVIKRPVMDMLNLDRRRTMFQQVELGYTENMVREEARRCLRCDICRRCGRCVEVCRDKMGISALQLGYLNFDHPGPTDLRITEERCITCGACAANCPTGAMRIEDRGDERLLLLCGTILNRQKLVFCDSCGKAMGPRKYLDFINKRVKSVGNASEQVLVCEDCARKKSARFNVDTLPV; encoded by the coding sequence ATGTCCAATAGCCAATGTCCGGTTACGGAAAGCATTCATTCTATCGATGAACTCATCGGCACTGGGGGGTTGAAGCACCCGCGCAGCCGGAGAATCGCCGAGGAGATCCACAGCCTGATGGATGACGTTGCCTGGGGGCGTGCCGGCGACGATCATCTGCCGGCGATTCGGGAGTTAATCCAGGATCTGATGCGCGGGAAGGACGAGCAGGAAGGCTATCGCCTGGGTCAGCACCTCCATCAGACGCTGACGACTCACGGTGAGGTGTTCGAAAGCCATGTCAAGACCCACAACTGCCCGACGGGAACCTGCGAATGGCTGACGCCGGCACCTTGTCAGATGGCGTGTCCGGCAGGAATCGACGTGCCCACCTATGTAACCTTGATCGGTCAGGGCCGGGATGCCGAGGCCATTGATGTGATCCGTCGCGACAATCCGTTTCCGTGGGTTTGCGGGCTGGTTTGCACCCGTCCCTGTGAGTTCATGTGTGTCCGCGGACGGATGGATACGCCGGTTTCCATCAAATTTCTCAAGGCCTTTGCCGCCGAGCGGGCCATGTCCGAGGGGACCTACCGGAATCCGGAAAAAGAGGCGGACAAGGGCAAGCGCATCTGCGTGATCGGTGCCGGCCCCGGGGGCTTGAGTGCGGCGTATTACCTGGCTCTCAAAGGCTACGGGGTCCATGTCATCGAAGCCCTGCCCATGGCCGGGGGGATGATCATGGTGGGCATTCCCCGATACCGGCTGCCCCGGGAGGTGATCGACCGGGAAGTGGCCATGCTGGAAGAGCTGGGGGTCACATTTGCCTTCAACACCCGCTTTGGTGTGGACGTGACCCTGGATGCACTGAAGTCCCAGGGTTATAATGCCTTTTTCTTTGCCATCGGCGCGCACAAAGCCTATAAACTGGGTATTCCGGGAGAGGACGATTTTCCCCAGACCATGGAGGCCATCGACCTGCTGCGTCGTGTGGCCCTGGGGGAGCGGCGCATGCCGGGAAAACAGGTGGTCGTCGTCGGTGGCGGGAACGTGGCCATTGATGCGGCCAGAACCTGCCTGCGGCTGGGGTGTCCCGAGGTGACCATTGCCTATCGCCGTACGCGCCATGAAATGCCGGCCGACGAGGAAGAGGTCGAGCAGGCCGAGGAAGAAGGCGTGCGCTTTTCGTTTCTTACCATTCCGGGCAAGATCGTGGGCCAGGATAACCGCATTACAGGGCTGCGCTGCGTCCGTGCCGAACTAGTCCAGCGGGAGGGCAGCAGCCGCATGTCTCCGGTACCTATTCTGGGAAGTGAGTACACGATGAACGCCGATGTGGTGATCAGTGCCATCGGTCAGAAGGTGGATCAGCTGTGCCTGGGGGAAATGAAAACCATGGGATGGACCCGGCGTGGTACCATTGACGTGAACATGGTGACGATGCAGACGTCTATCGACGGTGTGTTTGCCGCCGGCGATGCGGTGACCGGGCCGGCCACGGTGATCGAAGCCATCGGCGGGGGCAAGCGGGCGGCCGAGGCCATTGACCGCTACCTTCTTGGCATTCCCCAGCCACAGATGCCGCCGGTACCGGTGCGCAGGCGCCGTGAACCCTGTATTGAAGTTCCGGCCAGCACCAAAACCGTCATCAAGCGTCCGGTGATGGATATGCTCAACCTGGATCGTCGGCGAACCATGTTTCAGCAGGTGGAGCTGGGCTATACGGAAAACATGGTTCGTGAAGAGGCCCGCCGGTGTTTGCGTTGCGATATCTGCCGCCGCTGCGGCCGTTGTGTGGAGGTCTGTCGGGACAAAATGGGCATCAGTGCCCTGCAGTTGGGCTACCTGAATTTCGACCATCCCGGCCCCACGGATCTGCGCATTACCGAGGAACGCTGCATTACCTGTGGTGCCTGCGCAGCCAATTGCCCCACCGGTGCCATGCGCATCGAGGATCGGGGAGATGAGCGGCTGTTGCTGCTGTGCGGTACGATTCTGAACCGGCAAAAGCTTGTTTTCTGCGATTCCTGCGGTAAGGCCATGGGGCCACGCAAATATCTTGATTTCATCAACAAGCGTGTCAAATCAGTTGGCAATGCGTCTGAACAAGTTTTGGTTTGCGAGGATTGCGCCCGAAAAAAGAGCGCCCGGTTTAATGTGGATACGCTGCCGGTCTGA
- a CDS encoding CBS domain-containing protein: MRVQDVMKQKRRKVHTIPVERTAEDAIVQMTESGTSALIVMGGDRPVGIFTERDVLRCHVAWRGRLFREMPLREAMTHKLIVAQPDDLVSSAMAMMIKADIRHLPVVEDQCINGMLAISDLVKHHVGELTAELHYLQEYITDLQDAVQD; this comes from the coding sequence ATGCGGGTTCAGGATGTGATGAAACAGAAGCGCCGGAAGGTCCACACCATTCCGGTTGAGCGGACCGCCGAGGACGCCATTGTCCAGATGACCGAAAGTGGTACATCGGCCCTGATCGTCATGGGCGGAGACCGGCCCGTGGGCATTTTTACCGAGCGGGACGTGCTACGTTGTCATGTGGCCTGGCGGGGCCGCCTGTTCCGTGAAATGCCGCTTCGGGAGGCAATGACCCATAAGCTGATCGTAGCCCAACCCGATGATCTGGTGAGCAGCGCCATGGCCATGATGATCAAGGCCGATATCCGGCATCTGCCGGTGGTGGAGGATCAGTGCATCAACGGTATGCTCGCCATTTCCGATCTGGTCAAGCATCATGTGGGTGAATTGACCGCCGAACTCCATTACCTTCAGGAATATATTACCGATCTTCAGGACGCCGTACAGGATTAG
- a CDS encoding 2Fe-2S iron-sulfur cluster-binding protein: MINIIIDGTAYPAEEGQTALEVARKNNINIPTLCYHPALKPSGACKLCAVEMTGRTGGRQIAMLSCILKVSEGLEIKTTGPIVDAARTKAFKNLLRMAPQSARLRRMAAEYGVDLGAPPDGCVRCRLCIRVCKEIVGAGALKMKKIDGVPFVTPEPDRCIGCGTCANLCPTGAIRVEDNENVRSILIRGETIGKHPLERCQGCGRWFATTRFMHFIEQRTAPHPHVKESHIYCPTCAKLFSDRTRAAAEHSIKVLMPGH; the protein is encoded by the coding sequence ATGATCAATATAATTATCGACGGCACTGCCTATCCGGCAGAAGAGGGACAGACCGCACTCGAGGTGGCCCGTAAAAACAATATCAATATTCCCACCCTGTGCTATCACCCGGCATTGAAGCCTTCCGGGGCATGCAAGCTCTGCGCGGTGGAAATGACCGGTCGAACCGGTGGTCGCCAGATTGCCATGCTCTCTTGCATCCTCAAGGTTTCGGAGGGCCTGGAAATCAAAACCACGGGACCCATCGTGGATGCGGCCCGGACCAAGGCGTTTAAGAATTTGTTGCGCATGGCTCCCCAATCCGCGCGCTTGCGCCGCATGGCCGCCGAGTACGGGGTGGACCTGGGCGCACCGCCGGATGGCTGTGTGCGCTGTCGGCTGTGTATCCGGGTATGCAAGGAAATCGTGGGAGCCGGCGCGCTCAAAATGAAGAAGATCGACGGCGTGCCGTTTGTCACGCCCGAACCGGATCGCTGTATCGGCTGCGGTACCTGCGCCAACCTTTGTCCCACCGGTGCGATCCGGGTGGAAGACAACGAGAATGTCCGATCGATCCTGATTCGCGGCGAGACCATCGGCAAGCATCCGCTGGAACGTTGCCAAGGGTGTGGCCGCTGGTTCGCGACGACCCGCTTCATGCACTTTATCGAGCAGCGTACCGCGCCTCACCCCCACGTCAAGGAGAGCCATATCTACTGCCCGACCTGCGCCAAGCTGTTTTCCGACCGCACCCGGGCTGCCGCCGAACATTCGATCAAAGTGCTCATGCCCGGCCACTAA